A stretch of Eubalaena glacialis isolate mEubGla1 chromosome 10, mEubGla1.1.hap2.+ XY, whole genome shotgun sequence DNA encodes these proteins:
- the LOC133099128 gene encoding serine/arginine-rich splicing factor 10-like, whose protein sequence is MSRYLRPPNTSLFVRNVADDTRSEDLRREFGRYGPIVDVYVPLDFYTRRPRGFAYVQFEDVRDAEDALHNLDRKWICGRQIEIQFAQGDRKTPNQMKAKEGRNVYSSSCYDDYDRYRRSRSRSYERRRSRSCSFDYNYRRSYSPRNSRPTGRPRRSRSHSDNDRFKHRNRSFSRSKSNSRSRSKSQPKKEMKAKSRSRSASHTKTRGTSKTDSKTHYKSGSRYEKESRKKEPPRSKSQSRSQSRSRSKSRSRSWTSPKSSGH, encoded by the coding sequence ATGTCCCGGTACCTGCGTCCCCCCAACACGTCTCTCTTCGTAAGGAACGTGGCGGACGATACCAGGTCTGAAGATTTACGACGCGAATTCGGTCGTTATGGTCCTATAGTTGATGTGTATGTTCCACTTGATTTCTACACTCGCCGTCCAAGAGGATTTGCATATGTTCAATTTGAGGATGTTCGTGATGCAGAAGATGCTTTACATAATTTGGACAGAAAATGGATTTGTGGACGCCAAATTGAAATACAGTTTGCACAGGGGGATCGAAAGACTCCAAATCAGATGAAAGCCAAGGAAGGGAGGAATGTGTATAGTTCTTCATGCTATGATGATTATGACAGATATAGACGTTCTAGAAGCCGAAGTTACGAAAGAAGGAGATCAAGAAGTTGTTCCTTTGATTACAACTATAGAAGATCTTATAGTCCTAGAAACAGTAGACCGACTGGAAGACCACGGCGTAGCAGAAGCCATTCCGACAATGATAGATTCAAACACCGAAATCGATCTTTTTCAAGATCTAAATCCAATTCAAGATCACGGTCCAAGTCCCAGcccaagaaagaaatgaaggctaAATCACGTTCTAGGTCTGCATCTCACACCAAAACTAGAGGCACCTCTAAAACAGATTCCAAAACACATTATAAGTCTGGCTCAAGATATGAAAAGGAATCAAGGAAAAAAGAACCACCTAGATCCAAATCTCAGTCAAGATCACAGTCTAGGTCTAGGTCAAAATCTAGATCAAGGTCTTGGACTAGTCCTAAGTCCAGTGGCCACTGA